The sequence ATCACTAACGCTGATGAAATTAAAGAACTCCTCATTAGGTGCGCCCCTATCATAGGGAATATCCTAGGCTTTGGGAAACTGTATAGCCTCTGGTCTACCAAAGACCCCGAAGATCGATGCAAAGACATCCTATTTCACACTCTCTCAGGAGTATTAGAAACGTTAGGACTCGGTGTAATAGCTCTAATATTAAAAATAGCTTTGACGATGGCTTTCTACTTCTTAGAATTTCTCGGATTCCTACTCCATAGACTAGCTTCTTTCGTTCTTCCTCATAGCCAATCCCCAGACAGATTTTCCTTCTTTTAAACGTCTAACTCATCATATTTACCCTAAACCGATAACTATGCACTAGTTACATAAAGATAGGCAAATACACAACAAACACAGTACATTTATCAAGATTATTTCATGTTTATTATTGAAATAATTTATAAATAGAAATAAGCTGCTTCCCTCTCAATATCCAATAGTAAAAATCTAGCAATGTTTGCTAACAAAACTGCCCGGATATTCTTTGTTTTGGCATTCTAAACCTTCGTATATTTCAGGTTTTTCTTGCAGCCGCAATCAAGCCTGTCGTCTATTTCCTTATAAAAAATACAAGACATAAGAGAGCATGCTGGAATCACAATCCTCATCTTCATTCCTCAAGACCAGCCTTTTTCTATATACTGATAAATACAAATACTAAGGAAATTGTAACTCATGTTCATAAATAGATATCACGATAATACAGAATTTAATCAAGCCACGCAAAACTACCCCAAACTGTTTAGACTTGGATTTGTCCGTGATCAATTTGGTTTAAAATATTGGGCTATTGAATGGATATTTTCTGATGAAATAGACGATTTAGATGCAGATGGCTTGATTATTCAAGTGCTACGAGCTTTACCCATTGTAGGCGCAATTATGGGAATCGGGAAAATCTACAGTGTGTGGTCTACAGATACTTTTGAAGATAACCGCAGAGATAAGATTATCTTCACACTCACGGCAATAATCGAAATTTGCGGTTTAGGAATCCTTACTCTAATTCTGAAGATCATTTACAACGCTATAGCGAATCTCCTCATCATCTGCCTACCCCCTCTGATTCATAGAAGAGATGGAAATGCTGCGGAAAACTTCAGAGAATATCTTTTTAGCAAACTGAACTGCGGACAATAAAACACTAAAAAACAAAAACTTAAAATAATGGAAAAACACTAAACCGTTATTAATTAAATACTTGCGGTTAATAATTGTATTTAAAATTGAAACAATCTCAATCTAATAGTAGGATATTCCACATTCATTATTTAAAAGTGAAAATATAGTTATGTTTATTAATAAATATCCTAATAATCAAGATTTCTTAAATGCAACAAGAGAACATTGCTCGCTATTCCGTTCCGGATTTGTCCGCAATTTTATTGGCATCAAACCTATAGTACAAGAATGGCGTCTTTCAATACACGCGGGCGTTCTTTCCACAAGCAATGTCCTAGAAATTAAAAAAGCTCTACCCATTCTCGGAACAATTATGGGACTAGGAAGGCTGTATAGCGTATGGTCAACGAAAGATCATATAGTCGATAAAAAGGAACTCCTGTTGCATACCCTAACAGGGATGATAGAAATCTTAGGGTTAGGGATTGTTCTTCTCATTGCGAAGATACTATGTGCTATAATCAATATATTATGGAAGAAACTGAGTCTCTGCTGCTGCAAAAATCACTATCAGGAGATAAGCAGTCCACTAATTCCAACAATTTCTGGGGATTTGGATGATCACCAACCTGAAAGCACATTAGATTTATCCACCATACATCCAGAACAATTTAAGAACGCATTTTCTACTGACGTACAAGGCGATCCTTCTAAAGGAGAAGCAGTAACTGTATCGCTCACTGTAGATCCACAAACAATAGATAACATGATACAAGTCACAACCCAATTATTATCAAATATTGGGAATCTACACGAGGATGACGAAGAAGGTATGCAAAGAAGTATCTCTCAGTTCAGGAATATAGTAGGTCAAGGCATGCTACAGAGCCAAATGAGTAGAGTACAAACTACTTTACAAGAACTACCTTCTTGCGAAGAGGACGTAGTGAATGCAGAAATACAATAAGTAAATGCAATGTAATCAACTTCGAGTAACGCAATACATTAGTCTAAGTTTTATACTCTTCTCTGTATTATCCTGATGAAATACAAAATATAAGAGAAGAGACTCTTCTGATACTCCCGTCTCGTTCACTATCTCTTTTTACTTCCTGATAAAATCAATAAGCAAGAAATAGCACAAAACGCTAATGCCGATGCCATAGGAATAGTAATAAATCCAAAAATAAATAGCTTAGTTGAGCAAGATACCCGACCGCAAATATCTATGGTCATTCCGGCAATTTCTTGTAGGCAAATCTGATAAACAGCGATGATCATACCGACAATAGACAAAGGTAAAGCATACATCTTTACTAAACTATCTTCACGATACGTTGCTATTCCCAAGATAACCGATAAAGGAAATAGGCAAATCCTTTGATAATAGCATAAAACACACGGCTCTATATTTAATAAGTAACTGTAGTAAATACTCATTAACGTTCCCGTGCAACAAATTAACCACGCAAAATATAAAGCAT is a genomic window of Chlamydia psittaci 6BC containing:
- a CDS encoding disulfide bond formation protein B, which gives rise to MIRFLRNYALYFAWLICCTGTLMSIYYSYLLNIEPCVLCYYQRICLFPLSVILGIATYREDSLVKMYALPLSIVGMIIAVYQICLQEIAGMTIDICGRVSCSTKLFIFGFITIPMASALAFCAISCLLILSGSKKR